TGCTGTTTTTCCTAGCTAAGCCAAGACTCTGCATTGCTATGAAGATTGCTCAAAAAGTCATTCTATTCTTTCTACCACAAAGGCAGTAGCTTTTAAGTCTGAAATAAGTATTTAAGGGCAGTAAAAGTGAAGACTTTGATCAAATTTGCAAGATGCTATCTTCCCTAAAGCAAATGATGGAAGAGTTTCAGAACTGCTTAGCTGTGCTTACTCACTTATTTACACTCTTCAGGATGTTTCAGACGTTAGTAATCACTGCTGCAGATAACCAAGTCACAACAGAATCTGCTCCCTCCATATTTTGTTTGAAATGGTGAGTTTCAACATCTTCCAAGATTCTGTACCTTATgtcacgatgatcttgaaggtctcttccaacctggtttattctatgtattctattctataaccaTAACATACACTTGTGCTGCTTTCTTGGTACAATTGCAAGACtactgttctttttctttctgtgtagcTCAGGCTGGAAGCCCCTCTGCAAGCTCATCTCTCCAAGACCAGTTTATGATTAATGTTTTTTAAACCACTGAGTATGCATGACTGAGTATTTGTTATGCAACCATAACAACTGTCCTTTTCAAGACAGATTCTTGCATAATGTGAACACAAAGAATCCAAAGCACACACTTGATCTTAAAACTTTAATAGTAAAAAAAGTGTAAAACCAAACACACTGCTGAAAACTTATCAGTAAGAATGAGAATTTAAGTGTTCAAATTCAGAATAGTGCAAATTTTCTTCATTCCTTTCCCTACCTCTTCCAAACTTAAATCACTTTGGTTAAGACACTCAGAAGTATTGGCAAAAAATGAACTTTTGACTTACATTTttggctgcatttttttttcctaacacatACAGATTTAGTTTCAGTCCCTACAAATAAATACTTCTCCATTGATCAAATACCCTTAGAGACCACTGTCCTCTTTACACACACCTGGTTTTACATTTTGAAATTGGTTTCAAGATGGTTACAAAACTgtctccccagcaggcagcataCTTCTTAGAACAGCTGAGTCGATCCAGTCCTGATCTGAGGACGCAATTTCTTCAAGTCATCCTGTTAAATGTTGATTATTTAAGTTTTAAACGTTTGAGGAAGGATCTTACATCAATTAAATGATGCTCAATTTACACCAAAGCAAGGCTAGAATTGGGGTCTGCTCTGTAATATGGACTAAAATTttcctgctggaaaaaaaaaaaaagagaaaaaagcacaAGCAGCAGTTATAGCATTCCCTTAAAAAGACTGAAAACAGCCAGAACACTGCTACCTGGCCTCAACGTCTTTTTTGATGGGTCAGCTGTTTAACTGATGCCTCTAACTATATCTGAAGCCATGTAAGACTGgaaatgaacacacacacacacacacaaatttgCATAATacaaaaaaggcaaatgcaTAAAAGTTTACAAGTACACCATAACCACAAAACTGGAGTATTTCTAGAAATTTGGGTTCAATGAAAGATACAACAAAACTAACTTTACTAGTTAAATAAATTATTGCTCCATTTGACTCCATGCAGCATTGAAATGAACTCAGAACCCTTCTCTCTTTAATCTCTCATAAGAAATGATTGATATTGAAGAGAACATGAGGCTCAGATTTACTGTACATTGCACTTCAACTTCAAGACCTAATACTTGCTATTTAGGTCTCCTGTGGTCTAAGCTATCAAATGAATATGCTGTGCTCACCAGAACTAAGTATTAAGAAACACCAAATGTTTAATATAGTGACATAAGCACTTTTTAAAGAAGGCAATCACAGATTGCAAAGTCTATAGGGTTGTCAAAAAACAAGTAGTGATCTCTTTCAGAACTAAACTGAGAAAACAAGCTGTTTGCTATTCTTCACACACAGTTTAAATCACATTTTAGGCCTGCTTCTGTTTCCAAGCAGTTCAgccaaaaccctgacacaaacaaaagcaagatCAAGGAAACCCCTAGGAGAAAACTACAGATCTAAGGAGTTGGGGCATACACCCAGTGGCCTGCAGCACATGTTTTTTCAGTGGCACCAGACATTTAAGATACCGAAGTTCTCCTTCAGTGAGATACTGAAGCGTATGTTTAATATTAAGGAGTACTCACATACACTTGAATTCTTTACTGAACTGGGGCCAGAACTTGATTCTTGCAAAGCTAACCTCAAGCTTCAGAAGTAATGACATTTCCAGACAGGATTTTCTGATAAATCTCACGTTTGAGTAAGATTGTCTCCAGTGTTCACCTATTGTACTGAATTTAGGAATTCCAAACTAAGTGACTTCCAACCTTTTGTCCCTTCAGCTCTCTTCACCATCAGAGAAACTTAATGCAGCATTACAAGTAAGGGCATGATTCCTTCATAAGACTCCTAAAAGCATTAGTGCAATGCCTTTAATCTGTTTAGACCACTCTTGTTTTTATATAACCCTATTTTTAAAAGATTTGGATAAATACTATTCCTATTAAACCATACTTCATCATTGTTAAGCACCATCGATCTACTTCCTTTGGGCACTGATACAAGATCTTGTAATTAAAATTTCAGTTTCAAGGCTTTAAAACGCAGCAGCTGCTTCAATAACTTACACTGGAATCTAATACTTGGAAAACTGCCACTTAGCCTGAACAATTGTATGCAGCTTGGTGTTAAACTCTTTCTGAGAACAGCCATACGCAAATGCTTATGTAGTAAATCAGGGTAAGATTTCAAGATAAGCAGTTAATTTCACTTGGCTATTCTAAGAGTGGATTAatatctttttccccccccaagtCACTTGTGCAGTGAGCCCAcagagagattattttttttccccctaaataaTCTTCAATTTAAAACAGGAGCACATCTTCGTAATGTTGCTTTCAGACTGGCACTGAGTTGTCTTCCTTAAAGAATTAGTCATTGTGTGGCTTCTCTGGAATACCCTATggacaaaaaaccaaaacatcaaACATGTTATATTTTAAATGCCATCTGGTAAGTGACCAGGTTATGCCCTATTTTCAACAATTAAATAGTCAGACTTAAGTTAGGCTGACAATGACCTAGCAGAAATGGCTTAAAGTTTAACAACTATGTGCTCCTTAACTGTggacaaaaaaaatattactatGGGTCTGTGTTGCCTTAATCAGTGCATCTGATAAACTCATTACCAATTGCATTGATTTTTATAAGACTTTGTTACCTTTCCTCCCTATCTCAGCTTAGCTCTTAGCAGAAGGTACACAGAACTTCAGTTAATGGGCATTTGTTCAGTTTTTTAATAGCCCTCTTTCAAACTGTCTTAAAGCTTAAGTTGCACACCTGGACAATTAAGATTCAGGAGTGACTGATGCAGTAGCAGCATGCTAGTTCCAGGCTTATTTAGGCTGTTGCTAAAGCTAAATACAGAGACTACTGAAATACTAAGACACTTCCCACTCTACAGGCAATACAGGTTGTACACTTCAGCTCTTGGGAAGATGTCTATTTAACTCTGTCAGTTTGTGAGTCATGCCCTTAAAGGCATAGTTTGTTCTTGAACTAACAACAATGGAAGACACTTGGATTGTTACAGGAAACACTAATTATGCTGTAATTACCATAGCCAGTTGGCGTCCTATGTTTCCTACAGTCACACCTCCTGAGAAAAATATACATGGAAGCCAAGAACGGATGTAAAGAAAATCTGGGGATGTATACCTAGGAAACACAAGGAAGTAAGTTACAGGCAAGTTATCATCATCTTCCATACTGTTAACAAGATGCTATAGATTTCCCCCCCTGCCTACTCCCCatccccccaaacaaaaacacagaacaaaaccaaaccaccccagtaacacagaagaaaaaatagGGAGACCAAATTAACACTGTTAACTTAAAAGGCTTCTAAAGCCCAATGTCCTAACCAGCAAAGTCTAGAAATTCTCACTCTTGAGAGCCAGTTCATAATACACCAAGCCAACAGAAGTTCAGTTTGCTGAGTTGCTACCATTTCAACATACATCCCAATTTGTCTGCTCCCCATCCTCCATCCCCAGTTCCCAGTCTGATCAATTGGAACACTGGACAGTTAGCTGCCTTAGACAAAAGGTCTTATTAGAAGAACATGCAGAATGTTAGTAATTAACTTTCAGCACATGTGCTCTCCTGTTTTTAGTAAAGACATCAGTATTTATAAAGCATAACTTACTGATAAACACCATTATATACAAGAAACTGAGTTATTAGAGTTGCTACAAAGGCTATTGTAATTCCAAGTCCGAGACCACTTCTTGAACGATCGAATGTCCACCAGAGACCCAGTGACAGGGCTGCTAGAGTCAGGGACAGCTGCACATTGTTTGCAAAATCTAGTTTCTGGAAAAAGATGTTAAGGACAATCCTTTTCAGTCTGCAGATACCCTGCTGCTGAAACTGAACAAGGAAGAACTCCAACTGAAAATGAACAGGATTCTGTGTCTGAGTACAGTATGTAAATCATCTGACTTTCAGACTTGCCAAGAAACTGTAATGCTTTTTGACTTTGAGTGTGAGAGCAAAGGCAACATCAAGTTTTGTCATGCTGTGCATTTCAAGATATATTGCACTGTAATGTGTTTACCTTTGATGACATTTTGAATTTCTGCTCAAACCATCACTACCCAACACAAAGAACAATTCAGCATACCTGACTAGTCAGTTGTGTTAACCATTAGGTGCAGACAACATACAGTTTAAAATAACACAAATTACGTTGCTATGCTTGCAGCTAAACCAGATCTATTATGGTCTCtattcctccctccttccagaACCACCCCCAACTACTTCTAAGTGACTGTGTTATCTTAAAGTAACTACTGTACACTAGCTGTCTACTGCAGGTGTCACAGGAGTTTGTCTCTGCCAGTATCACCATCCTTACCTTTGTAATTCTCCCAAATGTCAGTGGGAGAGACTGTTTCATGACAACAGACTGAGCATATCGAGCAACAATGTAAACTAGTTCAAGGATACAGCACTGGCATGGTTAATGCCAACGAAAACTGCTATGCATCGCATCACGCTGGCCCACTCTCTCTTGAACTTGTGTGGTTCCCCAAGGTGGCTGTCAATGCAGGGATACAGCAGGCCAACTACAGCTGCAAGAGAAGTAACACTGCTTGTACTAACTGTTATACAATGATTATTTCTATGTTACCAACTATTAGTTTGGCAAGTAAGTGCTTGACAAAGCAGTGAGGTTCTTATCAAACTACTGAAAGCCTGATGAAGAGAAAACAATTATTATCCCCCTACTTCAGAAAGAACTCCACTTAAGCAATATTCTGTTTGAACTCTAAAAACTATTGCCATGTTAAGGTATCTGACTTCAAGCTTCTTTTCTCCCACAGCAGGTGCTTGTTTTGCACCaataaagcaaaatgaaagcttAAATAAAGAGAGGAATGAAGCATGGATTTGCTGTTCATATGCAGGGCTGACAGTTTCACAGACTTGACTCATTAGTTGTGAATCAGGCCCtgaattaaatatttttctggACTCAAAAGTTTcttggcagagctgctttctctccttctgctgggctgtCAGCCTATGCTGTCATCCAAGTCAGATGAATTTTGATACCGAACAGAAGCAGAGCTGAACTTAGAGAAGCACCTGTCATCAATCATATTTAGgcatcagggaaaaaaataactacTCATATTATTAACCAAAGTTTTTATCCTCATATAGCATTTCCTCAGCCTTACCAGACTGCAAActggctgcagaaggaaaacactggCTGGTGTTAGCTGAGCTGCTAGCACAAATGCTGTATGAGTTTTGTTCTTCTAAGCCTTGCTACTCCATGTGTCATTATCAACTGCAAGGTTAGACATACTGCAGGAGGTAACATCTGTGTTTGTTTCCTTACCTACCCTCTTTTCACCTCCTGAAACTCCTAAGAGGAATAACTTCTACAGTAAGAAGCCTACAAGATGTGATCTGATACGGAAACAGCCTCACTATCCTAATGCCAGCTACCGGGACTTTTGCAGTAACAGCCAAACACCAAAATTTAACCTGGCTGTGACAGGGCTATGAGAACTCCCATGGGAGCATATATTGTGGCAATCCTTTTACTACACAGTTTATCATTTATTCAAACTTATGGTTTATTATTCATACTCCCCTACTATGAAATAACAAGACATGACAACATCACTGCATTAAGAACATGTGGAAGAGTTGTTTAAAGTACCATGCCAGTTAAAAAGATTACAGTGAACTCGTTTTCTAAGATGTAATACAGTTTCAAACTCCCAACCCTTCACCAAGGCCTTATCTTGTTTTGACAAGGATAGAACAGGGGTTTGCTTCTAATACAGCAGGTGAATGCCGGCTGCTGGGCCAACCGCACCGCGGACCCTGTTTTAAGGGGTATTTTGcgctgcagctctggaggcgGGCGGGCAGGTAAGGGCCAGCAGGACCGATGGGACAGCGGGTGGGCCGAGACTGACGGAGACTGGCAGGAGCGAGGGGGCAGCGGGAGGGTGAGCAGAAGCTGGAGAacaggtgctggcaggaggcGGCGGCGTACAGGAGCAGACAGCGGACAGGAGACAGTAAAGTGGGCAGTGGACAGAAAGAAGGTAATAAAGCACACTGACAGGAGTGGGCAGCGGATGGGCCACAGCTGATAAGGATGGGTGCACAGTTACGGACCAGGGCTTGACGGGACCAAGATAGAGACGGCTGCACGCGCCGCACGTGACTTCCTTGTTTTCGGCCCAGCCCGTGGCCAGTTCGCGCAGGCAGCCAATGGCGAGCGCCGCCCGCCTCTCACCAGTTCACCTGCAGCCAATGATCGGCGGAGGGGGCGGAGACAGGTGGCGGCGCCGCACGGCACGGCCCGCCCCTACCGCGCCCACCCGTGCCCCGCCGGGGgcggaggggaaggggggagcgGGGAAACCTAGCGCCGAGTTCATGCTGTCACCGGAGAAACACGGCGGCAGCGTCTCTGCGCGCTAGCCTCCGCGCCACGGCGCTGGAGCTGCTCACGGGCGCTTCCAGGCCGCATCGCGCTGCGGAAAAAACAGGCTTCACCCACACTCGGAGCGCACTGGCTCAAAAAGCGGCCTCCGGGCACACGCGAAATGCGCAGCTGGCTCCTGCACGTGGGTAAAGCTGGGGCGGGCACAAGTCCTTCCAAAGGCGAGAGCTCACATCCCTCGCTGCGTGATGGAAGGGCATGGGTCACAAATCACAAATCCAgccccaccacctctcctggggaaaaaaccaccagaTCACTCGCAGAGGTCAAGAACTCACCAGCGGCTGTCCCGCAGCACGGAGGCACCCACCAGGCGGAGGAGAAGAGAGTGGAAATAACCTCGTCAGGGAACAGAGTCACATTTCTCTGGATCTGCAGCAAGTTCAGCACCAGGGCCATGAAAGCGCCGACGACGAAGAGGACCACACTCCTCTGCACTAGGTGTTGACTCaaggtgctgctcctgctggtgctgctggtacTGGAAGTGCTGGGGTTGCGTGCTCCATGACCCACCAACGACAGGGACGGGCTGGAGACCGAGGAGCTCAGCATCTCGCCCACCTTGGCGGCCAGCCCAGCCGCCGTGTCCCCCAGTTGGGTTTTGTGTCTTCCCCTGGCAGcgcaggcacagctccaggcgcAGTTCTCCAGTCTGGGCATTGGCTCCACCAGAATCCTGAAACACACAtacagggacaggctgtaaAAACCTCAACAGCGGGACCCCTttcacagccacacacacactgcctcctccaccaccatcaCTTCAGGGACACTGGGCGAACAGCTCATAGCCCGAAGGGCCGGGAGCACGGCAGAACCCTGGTACCCCCAGGTGACCCGACCCACTTGAGTATGACAGGGCCAGAGGCCGCGCTGCTCCGACTAAGCGGCTGCGAGATCCCCGGCTCCAGTGACCCAAGGGGCTCGGGCCCAGGGGATGACAGAGATTGGGACCCTCTACTCGCGTCTCCTCTCAGACCCgcgctgctcctcaccctggaGAACGACGTTCAcgtcccagccctctgctcgcTGGACACCAGGACAGCGGGCCTCtcacctcagggagctgctgcggcTCTGCCGCCTCCCTCCCGGCTCCCCACCGCCGGCCCTGTGCTCCGCGTAAGGTTTATAAGCCCCCAGCCGCGGGTGTCACGTCACCCGCCGCCGACCTACCCGCGGCCGGAGGCAGCGACGATCccgccgctccgctccgctcaGTTCCGCCGCCCCTCCCCTcgggccgggccgcgccgggcggggcggggccgagCTCGAGCGCCGAGCGCGGGAGCCGCCGCGCCAGCCCCGGCGCCCGAGTCCAGTCGGGTGAGGCAGCGCAGCCAATCGCGGCCGGGCGGCTGATATGACGTGCGGGACACACCACCCGCCGGACCCGCGCCCGCCTGCACCGCGGCTGGCAGCGGCAGGGCCGCGCGGCGCCGCTGGCCAATGGCGGGCGGGGcggcaagggaggggaagggggcgCGTGCGGTGGCAGTAACAGCCCCACTAAAGCGGCAGCCCTGAGGGGAGCCCTGAGGGGAGCCCGGGGCCGGCCCACCCCGGGGTGGTGAGGGCGTTGGAGATGGTGGTGACGGTGTCGGAGATGATGATGGTGTCGGTATTGATAGAGGTAGGGGTGACAGTGATAGAGGTGGTATTGGTGATGATGAAGGTGGCGGTGCCGTGCACAGTCCAGCCCTGACCTGCTTGCCAACCTGCTTGCCAAACCTTGTGGAGCGTTGTCCCTTGGGAGATGGCAGTTAGTCATAGGGAAAGTTGAAGGCGTCTTATGTGGCGTCTCCTGAAGATCAAGGGATCGGTGATGCTGGCTGTTGTAATTCTAAAATGACGGTGTCAGGAGATCCCACCAAACCCATGACTGCTTAACACCATGGTGCCAAACCCAAACACTGCATGAGCCGTCAGCCACCAGCCATGGGGTGCCTGGCAGATTCCAGGCTCCTGGCTGACAACCTGAGCAGGTTGAGGCAAAGTCTGGGTCATGGTGTTCCCAATCTAGTGTAGCATCATCAAATACAGTTTCCTGCAAGTTCACCCTGTGTGTTCTGCAAGGATCTGGAAAGTGGCCTAGAAGAGATGATGGCTTCTTTATTTAAGAAGCTGACTCTTCAGTACACATTGGAGGCTTGTATGTTAATGCAGTAGGAAGAAATGGATTTCTTATTTATGTGAGGTATGCCTTCTTGATGGTTGGAAAGAATATGGCACCAAATGACTTCCCAAGCAATGGTACTGAGGATTTAAGAATAGTTTCTCGCCATGCCCATAACAGACAGAATGATGGTCCAGAATTCTTGGACCGTCAGTGTTCAGCAATGCTTTAGCTTGTATTTCATTGATATATTAAATGTAACAAAtacaaatcatggaatcaaagaTATGGAAAAATGCAGGCCCTCTGCATGTTATAAAGAGTAAAATTCACCTGGGATATGGCCACCCCTTCTGAGATCTTGCTGGGATACGAAGAATTAGGATAGCTGAGCCTGCTGAGCAATGTGCCTTTGGATGAAATAGCTGACTGTCTTGGTGATGGACAAATTGCTAGTGCAACTGTTGGAAGTGACAGAAGTGCccagtatttttcttttgataCTGATTATCTTGGGAtcagcccagccctgtctcacagactttgctgcaggagtgctgTGTACATGTCCT
The Dryobates pubescens isolate bDryPub1 chromosome 21, bDryPub1.pri, whole genome shotgun sequence DNA segment above includes these coding regions:
- the INSIG1 gene encoding insulin-induced gene 1 protein — protein: MPRLENCAWSCACAARGRHKTQLGDTAAGLAAKVGEMLSSSVSSPSLSLVGHGARNPSTSSTSSTSRSSTLSQHLVQRSVVLFVVGAFMALVLNLLQIQRNVTLFPDEVISTLFSSAWWVPPCCGTAAAVVGLLYPCIDSHLGEPHKFKREWASVMRCIAVFVGINHASAKLDFANNVQLSLTLAALSLGLWWTFDRSRSGLGLGITIAFVATLITQFLVYNGVYQYTSPDFLYIRSWLPCIFFSGGVTVGNIGRQLAMGIPEKPHND